From one Lycium ferocissimum isolate CSIRO_LF1 chromosome 5, AGI_CSIRO_Lferr_CH_V1, whole genome shotgun sequence genomic stretch:
- the LOC132058594 gene encoding uncharacterized protein LOC132058594 has translation MEWYMRITRIIIGNPSRRRPDGLGYVALAGAYEALVRTVQTMRYESTARTEAPETAEYAARMIELAETSMRQAHDFKRLHERVHSSTPVDPSPAPGPTQETIEEPAQEPSHQASQEVVDTQVHSSAPVDGSPDEIDEEPCYEPAPPPTVISHRKHVMNRGPGRKKGRKGSKDDHAIEHVQIKRRKGDGDDGGGGGVSLRPSRTLKAPTCGT, from the exons ATGGAGTGGTACATGCGGATCACTCGCATCATTATTGGCAACCCCTCTAGGCGTCGTCCAGATGGCCTGGGATATGTAGCTCTCGCAGGAGCGTACGAGGCGCtg GTACGGACCGTTCAGACGATGCGCTATGAGAGCACTGCCCGTACGGAGGCCCCCGAGACGGCGGAGTATGCAGCACGGATGATTGAGCTTGCCGAGACTAGTATGAGACAGGCACATGACTTTAAGCGTCTCCATGAGCGT gttcattcttctACGCCTGTGGACCCGTCTCCTGCACCGGGGCCTACTCAAGAGACCATTGAGGAGCCAGCTCAAGAACCCTCTCACCAGGCATCTCAGGAGGTcgtcgacacacag gttcattccTCTGCGCCTGTGGACGGGTCTCCTGATGAGATTGACGAGGAGCCATGTTATGAACCGGCCCCACCGCCCACCGTCATTTCCCATAGAAAGCATGTTATGAACCGGGGTCCGGGTCGAAAGAAGGGAAGGAAGGGAAGCAAGGATGATCATGCCATAGAGCATGTACAAATTAAGAGGAGGAAGGGGGATGgagatgatggtggtggtggtggggttAGCCTTAGGCCTAGCCGAACTCTAAAGGCTCCCACTTGTGGGACCTGA
- the LOC132058050 gene encoding protein MAIN-LIKE 2-like, producing MDIRHNGRVSVRTRLGDSAWEILAARPPHPRVLDILRRGDIYRCVEVGRVQHDRSLVTALIERWRPETHTFHLRIGEATITLQDVEVIYGLQVDGRPLYIEEPPVLPPYRDELTRLTGFAALDGHISGQSRLLLSALYAHLRLTDMQHPIGEDTPQADVDRRARLYLLIIFGAILFPNTSGSHMSLRYLRYIDDLAEIGCYSWGAAVLGYMYRGFCRCSMGTRVEVPAFCSLLQIWVWTRLRPFQPILAHPPADYLTVPMPYARRWSRGVRRRAETHHSLLPFRDQLDRMTAQTAFI from the exons ATGGACATCCGACACAACGGCCGAGTCTCGGTCCGTACCCGGTTAGGGGACTCAGCATGGGAGATCTTAGCTGCTCGCCCCCCACATCCTCGTGTCCTGGATATACTACGTCGGGGCGATATCTACCGGTGCGTCGAAGTTGGTCGGGTACAACACGATAGGTCGCTAGTGACGGCATTGATTGAGAGGTGGCGACCGGAgacgcacacatttcatctccgcatcggtgaggctaccattacccttcaggatgtggaggtcatTTATGGGCTACAGGTTGATGGACGCCCATTGTATATTGAGGAGCCTCCTGTGCTGCCGCCTTACCGGGatgagttgactaggctcaccggTTTTGCGGCTCTGGATGGTCATATTTCCGGCCAGAGTCGGCTTTTGTTGTCGGCCCTTTACGCTCACTTGCGCCTCACAGACATGCAGCATCCGATTGGAGAGGACACGCCTCAGGCTGATGTTGACCGACGTGCGCGTCTATACCtactcatcatattcggggCCATCCTGTTCCCGAACACTTCGGGTTCGCATATGAGCTTGAGGTATCTTCGGTATATCGACGATCTCGCCGAGATaggatgttatagttggggCGCTGCTGTGCTGGGCTACATGTATCGAGGATTCTGCCGATGTTCTATGGGCACGAGGGTAGAGGTCCCTGCATTTTGCTCGCTCCttcag atatgggtgtggactaggttgagaccttttcagCCCATACTAGCTCACCCTCCCGCTGACTATCTTACTGTACCGATGCCATACGCGCGAAGATGGTCGCGAGGCGTACGCCGACGTGCGGAGACGCACCACAGCCTTCTCCCATTTAGGGATCAGCTAGACCGCATGACGGCGCAGACg GCTTTTATATGA